Sequence from the Leptospira johnsonii genome:
CGTAAAATAAGGTCTTAATGCTTATTATATTCCGGCCTTTTTCTATCTTTAAAGGCTTTCATCGCTTCTCTAAAATCCCTGGAATCCATAAAACTGGAATTCCACACCGCGACATAGTTTAAACCCACAGCTAAAGGTTTTCCTTCGGAGTAGTTCATTACTTCCTTAGTACCTTCTACCACTATCCTTGGATTGGCTGCGATCTCAGAGGCGGTTGCGATTGCTCCTTCCAAAAGTTGATCTTGGTCCTTGAACAATTTAGAAACAAGTCCCATTCTGAGAGCTTCTTCTCCGTCTATGTCCTTGCCTGTGTAAGCGAGTTCTCTGGTGTTTCCTTGTCCGATAATCGAAGGAAGTCTGTTGATGGAACCCATGTCCGCTACGATCGCTACCTTTGCCTCTCTCAAAGAGATACTTGCATCGTAGGTCGCATAACGGATATCGCAGGCAGAGATCAAGTCCAGTCCTCCGC
This genomic interval carries:
- a CDS encoding crotonase/enoyl-CoA hydratase family protein gives rise to the protein MKTNFEFFEIVEREDGVAIVFLNRPDKRNAMNWSFWRDLPDVVHEINSNQKIRSFVVAARGKSFSTGLDLDSFFQEFGSVVQGTYGDDRKKFYELILRMQKGINAVYDSPKPSIAAVQKHCIGGGLDLISACDIRYATYDASISLREAKVAIVADMGSINRLPSIIGQGNTRELAYTGKDIDGEEALRMGLVSKLFKDQDQLLEGAIATASEIAANPRIVVEGTKEVMNYSEGKPLAVGLNYVAVWNSSFMDSRDFREAMKAFKDRKRPEYNKH